The stretch of DNA GGCATGAAGTGGATGTAGCACCCCATGGTCAGGTTGGAGACCAACATGACAGCAGCTGTGGAGAGATACAACAGGACAGCGGAATTGACGTGTGAGTTATCCCCTCTGTGCCAAGGATGGAGCTCCCAGGAACACCTCTGCTCAGGACCTGAGCCACCGCCAAACTAAAGAGACCTCCCCCGCTCCCTGCCCAAGTCCTGTACAGCTGAAGTTTCCACTCTGGCACATTTGCAGAGCTCCTGGAAATCCTTAAATAAGAGCTTCTCTTGCACAACAGTGAGGGAGAAACATACCTGATACAAAAAGAAGAATCTTCCTCCCAGCTTTATCCATTGACACAGCAGCAATGGCCACTGAGGACAGACGTACCAAGCCAACAAGAGCTGCATCATACTCTGGTTTCTGCAATGGCAAAAGCAGTGGGGAAGCTGATATAGGAGAGCCAGGGAAAGGGCAGGTTCCTAGCACGTGTTGTCTTGGCTCTGGCTGGTGGATTTGTCAAAGCTATCCTCCTGAGGTAAGAGGCCAGCAAAGAAGAGCCTGAAGCTCAGAGGAGAGTGGGGCCAGTCCCACTCCCCATCCTCATGCGGCCGTTTGCAGGGCACGTGCTTGGCAATTGCTGCCAACCAGGCACTTTGAAAAAGGCTTCAGAGTTGGGGtctgagggctgcaggggactTTGAGCACTGGGCGGTCATCACTGAAGGCAAGGCAGGCTGAACCCCAGGGCTCACCAGGATGACAGATGTTTTCTTGAATATTGACTGCAGGTACACGAGGATGCAGGTGACACCtgaaagctgctgcaggaacCTCATCCCCGCTGCGATCAGGATGGGCTTGTAAATGAAGGGGTCCTTGATCTCCGCACAGGAAATCCGTGGGCTCTGGAGGGGACAAAGCCAGAAAGCCGAGGTGTTACCACCTCTGGGCACCACCGTGGCACCCAGAAGATGGCTCAGGAgctgcccaaaggaggctggaTTTTGCTGTTCTCACATTACACGTCCCCCGTGCTGGTGGTGAGCCTCCTCACCTGCTTCCTCACGCTGTCCTTGATCTGCTCATACTCCTGGGCATAGTCCGTGTCCTTGCCCCGCAGCCAACACAGTGACCTCAGGGCCTCGTCATCCTTCCCCCGAGAGAGCAGGAACCGGGGTGAGTTGGGCATGAAGCAGAGCAGGACGATCATCATGAGCACGGGCACCTCTCCAGTGACGGCCAGCCAGCGCCAGTCcagggccagccctgccagaaAAGCACGGTTAGGAGCGGCAAGCGTGCAGGGAAGGGTGTCCTGGCCATGCCTCCAGGTGGGCACcctaataatttaatttaataaatttagCGGGCGAAAAGAGATCtaaaaaaaatagtgattttGCACGTTTTTCTCCTAgcaaagaagcattttcagcTGTGTGATATGGTGAagttccagccagctcccccaAATCTTAGAGTATCCAGCCAgatcctgcagcagccagggcacatGCTGGTGTGAGATGCACATGCAGTTCATCGCATGCTGCTCTTCAGCCCTGACCAAGCCTCCGCAGCACTCGGGTCTGCTGGCACGGTAATGGCCACGGGACTGGGTGGGTTATGGATTCACCCCTCTGAGCTCACATGCAAGTGCAAATTAAATGGGGGTGATCCTGCCCAGACACCCTTGGCACACCCATGGTGGtggctgtgagctggctgcGAGGGGAAGGGATCCATCAGCTTGCTGAGAAAGttgtttaaaatcaaattcCCTTCCCTGAGGTCTCGCCGAGGGTTTCCTGCCCTCCAACCACCGAGATACTTGCCCAGCGCGTACAAGACgagggagcccagcactgccatgaTCTGAGGACAAGCGCCCAGCATGCCTCTGACACCGGGGTGGGAGATCTCAGAGATGTAGACCTGAAACGGGGACAGCACATGCTTAATGGAGCTGCAGTATACAGCTGTCACCACCAAAACCTGTCCTCTGTCACCTCAAAGTCATCCGTTGCAGCAGGGGAAACCCAAACCGCTGGGAAATTGCCCTCTTAGGGTGGAAATCTGAGTGGTCCCGTGGCATAagctggtgctggcaggcagagagGACAGCCTTGCAGGTACCACCACTTCCCTCCCTCAGCACGGTGGGGGAGAAGTGCTCCAGAGGGATGCTCAGACTCCAATTACTGGAAGGATGTGCCCCGGGGTTACTCAATTCTTGCCTTCCCCTCTGCACGCAGCACGACGTCGGTGTTTGGTAAATAAGGGAGGAAATAACTGCCGGGAGGAACCAGGCAGGGTTGAAGACCTGCCTTCCCTTTTCTGCAGGCAAGAAAGCCCAGCACCGTGGGGGCAACTCGGGCTGGCCATGCCAGGGCTGCTAACCCAGTgcatcctccccctccccgaTGGCCCAGCCGCAGCCCTGGAGCTCTGCCAATGCCTCCAAAAAGCAGCGAGACACCCCAAGCTCTGCTACGGCaccaccccagctcccaccaTGCAAATCCCCGGCCAGCTCTCTCCCACGGCACCTTACCGGGATGGAGGCAGACGTCACGCCGCCGGCATAGCCCGTCAGCACAcggcccagcagcagcatcccgaTGCCCTGGGCACCGGCCATCAGTGCGTATCCCACGGCGGAGGGCAGCGCTGAGAACATGATGCTCAGCTTGCGGCCCAGGCGGTCATTGAGGAGCATGGCGCTAAGGCCCCCCACTGCCGCTCCCAGTGTGAACACCGACTGCGGGGAGGCACGAGAGGGGCTTCGGTGGGTCTGGGCTCCTCCACACACCCATGGCTCTGCCCCTTGCCCCTGGCGGGGACAGCCCTGCTCCTTACCCCGAACCAGGATGCTGTGTGCTGGTCCAGCCTCAGCGCAGGGCTGGGGTGAGCCTCCAGAGCAGGGATGACGGGCGAGGGGTAAACCAAGGCAAAGCCAAAATTGAAGTTCCCCAGGACAGCGGCAAATGCAGCCAGGTAGAGCCGCTTGTTGTGGAGGCTCCTGAGGGAGAGACGGAGTGAGAAGGATGTGGTGGGTGCCCTTactgcagctggcagaaacTCTAACTCTGTTTGGCAGGTTCCCCCAGCCTTTGCTGAGGCTCTCGTGACACCCATGGAAGGATTCTCTGGGGAATGGCTGGCACAGCCCTAGGCTGGTGGAGGTTCTCCGAGCAGGGGATGGGATCCCGACCCCCCGGCAGCACTGATGCCATCCTCCGcaccaggcagctttcagcAGGTTCAAACCgagaaaagcagaagctggagcCCGGTGGCACCAGGGACCCAGCCGGCAGCTGGCTCGTGCCagtggagcagggagggggctcCTTTCAAAGCCCCTGTGCCTCCCAGCAGGACCTCATGCCCCCACAAGGGTCGGATGCCCACCAGCACGCACACCCGCAGCTCTCCCAGGCAGGCTCATCCAGCACCACACCCCCTGGGCAGGATGAGACCCCATCTCATGGCAACTCAGGAATGACAGCAGTATGAGGCAGCTCTTCCACCAGTTCCCCCCAGTCTGGCACTCTTGGGACTGGGGGCACagcccaccccacagccccagcccagcccttaCTGCAGGTACTCCTTGTCGAGCCTCTTGCCAGCACTCCTGGAGAAGGTCTGATACGAGGAGCTCGTCTTCCTCACCAGGGGTTCTCGCGCACTCGACTCCATGGCAGTGCCGTGGCCGGTGCCCGTGGTGGTGTGGGTGGTGCTGTGCTCGGGCTggatgctggggctgctgccggggatgaggaggaagaggcagttGAAAGCAAAAGGGGAGAGGCTGCCTGGTGTTGCCTAATCAGAGAAATCTGTGCCTTGTGGGCTTGCGCCCAGCTGGCCTCGGGGAGGAAATGGAGGGGGCAGAAAACCCGCAGGCACAGAGCCATGGGGAAatgatgctgctctgcagccttcaCCCCACGCCTGCCCGGCCCctgtccctcccagcccccactGACACCAATGGGTTCATCGCTGCAGTGGCACATACAGGGGCAATCCTTGCAGAGCCATCTCCACCAGCAGAAA from Falco biarmicus isolate bFalBia1 chromosome 9, bFalBia1.pri, whole genome shotgun sequence encodes:
- the SLC2A6 gene encoding solute carrier family 2, facilitated glucose transporter member 6 isoform X2; the encoded protein is MALQGLPLSPSIQPEHSTTHTTTGTGHGTAMESSAREPLVRKTSSSYQTFSRSAGKRLDKEYLQSLHNKRLYLAAFAAVLGNFNFGFALVYPSPVIPALEAHPSPALRLDQHTASWFGSVFTLGAAVGGLSAMLLNDRLGRKLSIMFSALPSAVGYALMAGAQGIGMLLLGRVLTGYAGGVTSASIPVYISEISHPGVRGMLGACPQIMAVLGSLVLYALGLALDWRWLAVTGEVPVLMMIVLLCFMPNSPRFLLSRGKDDEALRSLCWLRGKDTDYAQEYEQIKDSVRKQSPRISCAEIKDPFIYKPILIAAGMRFLQQLSGVTCILVYLQSIFKKTSVILKPEYDAALVGLVRLSSVAIAAVSMDKAGRKILLFVSAAVMLVSNLTMGCYIHFMPASQNGTTANRTLVSSANLPPEPTNYITLIPLLATMFFIMGYAMGWGPITWLLMSEILPLKARGVASGLCVVVSWLTAFTLTQFFLRVVEAFGLEVPFLFFAVISAGNILFTGCCVPETKGRSLEQIEAFFRTGRRSFMR
- the SLC2A6 gene encoding solute carrier family 2, facilitated glucose transporter member 6 isoform X1 encodes the protein MALCLRVFCPLHFLPEASWAQAHKAQISLIRQHQAASPLLLSTASSSSSPAAAPASSPSTAPPTPPRAPATALPWSRVRENPWSLHNKRLYLAAFAAVLGNFNFGFALVYPSPVIPALEAHPSPALRLDQHTASWFGSVFTLGAAVGGLSAMLLNDRLGRKLSIMFSALPSAVGYALMAGAQGIGMLLLGRVLTGYAGGVTSASIPVYISEISHPGVRGMLGACPQIMAVLGSLVLYALGLALDWRWLAVTGEVPVLMMIVLLCFMPNSPRFLLSRGKDDEALRSLCWLRGKDTDYAQEYEQIKDSVRKQSPRISCAEIKDPFIYKPILIAAGMRFLQQLSGVTCILVYLQSIFKKTSVILKPEYDAALVGLVRLSSVAIAAVSMDKAGRKILLFVSAAVMLVSNLTMGCYIHFMPASQNGTTANRTLVSSANLPPEPTNYITLIPLLATMFFIMGYAMGWGPITWLLMSEILPLKARGVASGLCVVVSWLTAFTLTQFFLRVVEAFGLEVPFLFFAVISAGNILFTGCCVPETKGRSLEQIEAFFRTGRRSFMR